The Quercus lobata isolate SW786 chromosome 4, ValleyOak3.0 Primary Assembly, whole genome shotgun sequence genome segment taaaaaagttactgaaaaaaGAAGTTTGTAGGTCCCGTGGACAATACACGGAACCCACTGGTGTGCACTGTTCATCGCTTATTCTATGATCAAATGTTTGTCACtgtcccatgaacagtgacAGCCAACATCTTCAAGTgcttctcaattaaaaaaaaaaaaaaaaaaaaaaacaaacaaacaaacaaacgcGCAAAATACAAAACACCATATGCTGGCCTTTTTCATCTGTATCCAAACACCTTCAAAATCACATTTTCAAGTCTGAAATCTGGACTTTAAGTCATAATTTCAATTGTTTTGGGTAACGTGCGTTTGTCATGATTTCAATTGTTTTGGGTAATGTGTAAATGCACGCAAAGTGTGCAACAAAAACTGCCCTTTTTGTAGTAGGTGTCGAGGGGGCAGCAGTTGCTTATTTAATTGCTGGATCTGATATTATTATCTTAGCTGCAAATTTGTTTTGCTGTGGGTTCATCATTTTCTGTataaaacactttcaaataaTACTTATTATTCTTGTCATATAGATATAGCAAGTGGTTACcatacattttattaaaaaaactatataaattgATAAAAGTGGGTAAAAGGAACTATTATAAAAACAATTCCACCCTTTTCTGCACAGggtgaaaaaaaatgtttcgcCAGCCTGAAACATCCTGAAAGTTCAATTTAATCCAACCCTTAGTGGTTAGGGCAGCCAGTATACGGTTTTAAAATAAGATCCACCATAATAATTTACAGAATGAAATCACAGACATCAAATGCATTGCAAATTGGCTTTAACACCAATAACTGTTGAATATTGAAACTCAACAGCCATTAGTCGTATCATGAGCATAACTCTTTTGGTCATTCTTGAACAATATATAAGCTTTCTTGAACTTCTGTTCAAGCAAACCAACCATCATTTCACCTACTAGCCAAAAGagccaaacacaaacacagattgagacaaactttttaaattagaGCAAATACAAGCCCATACATCAGACAATCACTTCACATGCTTGGCATCATTCACTAAGTTTAGTATTACAGCTACCAACTAACACTACTGCTACACCACTCACTTAAAGACACTACTGAAATTATCTCTAACAATCACAAAGAAGCCACTAAACACCTGTCACATTACCTTGAACATGGTCTTCAAGAGTCTGTTTGCTGCTGCTGGGATTGTTGCTGCTGTTGAGCTTGCGTCTGTGGCCATGGCATGAAAGCCATAGGTGGTCGAGGCTGTTGTGCAACATACATTGCAGCTTGGTCGACTGGCTTTCCCATGATCATTCCCGTAGGTCCAACAGGATGCTGTGGTGGGACATAGTAATATGGAATATCGGCAGGGGATCCTACCACTGGAATAGTAGCCTTGGTGACCCCAAGTCCCTCCTCTTTCAGTTCATCTCTTGGAATAATATCAACCAAGAAATCAAAGACGTCAGTCCTCGAAATGGCAGCTGCAATATCATTCTTTTGTAATGTCCTCCTTTTGTTCTCTTCTGTATGGATCCAAGAGCGCAAAGTCAGTTCCAAGATGAACATTTCACATGCCTTCGCAAATATGACTGGAGCCTCTGCTGAAATCATTCGGACGTCCTCATCAgctttcattattttcttaataCGAGCAAGTGGGAGGCTGTGATTCTTGAAGTCATTTGTTTGCTCAATTTCTTGCATTTGGTTAGCCCAGAACACCTGAAgttgctgttgctgctgctgctgctgttggTGGTGGAAATGCTGGGCTTGCTGATAGGCAAGCTGGTGTGAAGAATTGGAGAAAGTGTTGGGAGGCTGGGTTGGGGAATGGACGCCTACAGCAGGAGTTCCAGGAGCCACCATGGCAGCAGTTTGATAGTTAGGAGCGGCATAAGCCATTTGGTTGGCACCTGTGGAAACTCCCACCACAGGCtgctgttgttgctgctgctgtttTTGTGTCTGTTCTGATTGATCCATGGCAAATTACTTATAGTATGTTTCACCTCTTGTAATTACCTCCTAATCAGAATGCTGAAAGAAACCACACAAGAAAAGCTCAGATACATGTCATTGAGAACTAATTATACAATGGAGTTCAGTGAGAAGAGAAAATTACATTGCATGCGCACAAATAGACCATTTAAGATTCTGCtttaatgagaaaatttttaattctcaTTCATAAGTCAAAGTTCCAATTTCACAGGAATGAAGGAGGGAGAGGACCTGTGGACTCAGATTTAATCTTACAGGAAAATCAAATGACCTACAATACAGCATTTTTCCTAATTCAAATTCCAGCATCCTTCTGCCTTCGTGAAGGAACTATGGTTACAAATCTGATGAGATTATTCTACATCAGATTAAGGATAAAACTGTAGTTGTCTGATGactattttttctttggtaAGTTATGAACccagtgggtcttgaacccacaacctcagaTTTACCTTGCTATTACAAGTAGAAGAGGTAACATTTGAGCTAGAGATCATTGGTGTGGTTATCTGATTGAAGATAACCATTTCTATAACTTAACCATCACAGCATCCACACAAGGAAAGCTCAGATAATCATCTTCTAATTATCTAAAGAGGACAGTAGTTTGAAACAAAAACCTACATGTATATCCTCATGGGATTTCATGTCATGCAACCCACAGACAAAAAGCAACCTTACCAATATGCCCAATATGCCtgttttcttctattttcaaagaaaaattggaCTGAAGCTGGACCCTTTGGCTAAGGTATGTTCTCTCAGTGTCACCAAACATGACAACTATGCCAGGATCTAGATCAAAAGCTAAGACAATTAATTTTCATGATCTATAATGAAGCCTCTAAGAAAGTCAGAGTGACAATGGGTGCTCCCCGCCCCCCGGGGGGGGGTGTGGTGGGGGCTAGTTCTAGCTTGATGATGGAACCCAtcatgtgattttgattttttccccttattatAAAGATGAG includes the following:
- the LOC115987003 gene encoding nuclear transcription factor Y subunit C-2, with translation MDQSEQTQKQQQQQQQPVVGVSTGANQMAYAAPNYQTAAMVAPGTPAVGVHSPTQPPNTFSNSSHQLAYQQAQHFHHQQQQQQQQQLQVFWANQMQEIEQTNDFKNHSLPLARIKKIMKADEDVRMISAEAPVIFAKACEMFILELTLRSWIHTEENKRRTLQKNDIAAAISRTDVFDFLVDIIPRDELKEEGLGVTKATIPVVGSPADIPYYYVPPQHPVGPTGMIMGKPVDQAAMYVAQQPRPPMAFMPWPQTQAQQQQQSQQQQTDS